In Sphingomonas psychrotolerans, the following proteins share a genomic window:
- a CDS encoding SPOR domain-containing protein, with product MKSLWMVSLASVLLAAPVSAQRRPAAAQEDPIKAGVDAYDRGDYRTALEKWRPEANRGNADAQFNMGQAYKLGRGVTADSSQAEAWYGKAARQGHEQAEGYYGLTLFENGKRADAVPWLQRAVSRDDARAQYILGIMLFNADGVQKDWVRAYALMVRASSTGLDPAVKARAQMDQFMPLDDRQKGLALSRKYEDEYRGGGRPLPPVEVAENTRPSPPVTTRPDRPAATRPDRPVTTRPVPARPAPVAAAPVRDGGWRVQLGAFGDPGNARKLWSQVGGRFPGRQPYFVKTGGLTRLLVGPYASRTAAAAACGGVRPCVPVSR from the coding sequence ATGAAGTCTCTGTGGATGGTCAGCCTGGCGAGCGTGCTGCTCGCAGCGCCCGTTTCTGCCCAGCGCCGCCCCGCCGCCGCGCAGGAAGACCCGATCAAGGCCGGCGTCGATGCCTATGACCGCGGCGATTATCGCACGGCCCTGGAGAAATGGCGTCCCGAGGCGAACCGCGGCAATGCCGACGCGCAGTTCAACATGGGCCAGGCCTATAAGCTGGGCCGCGGCGTCACCGCCGATTCCAGCCAGGCCGAGGCCTGGTATGGCAAGGCGGCGCGGCAGGGCCACGAGCAGGCCGAAGGCTATTACGGTCTCACCTTGTTCGAGAACGGCAAGCGCGCCGATGCGGTGCCCTGGCTCCAGCGCGCGGTCAGCCGCGACGATGCCCGCGCGCAATATATTCTCGGCATCATGCTGTTCAACGCCGACGGCGTGCAGAAGGACTGGGTCCGCGCTTATGCCCTGATGGTCCGCGCCTCCTCGACCGGGCTCGATCCGGCGGTCAAGGCGCGCGCGCAGATGGACCAGTTCATGCCGCTCGACGATCGTCAAAAGGGCCTCGCTCTCTCGCGCAAATATGAGGACGAATATCGGGGCGGCGGCCGCCCGCTGCCGCCGGTGGAGGTCGCCGAAAATACCCGCCCCTCGCCGCCCGTGACCACGCGCCCCGATCGCCCCGCGGCAACGCGGCCCGACCGGCCGGTGACCACGCGCCCTGTCCCAGCCCGGCCCGCACCGGTAGCCGCGGCGCCCGTTCGTGACGGCGGCTGGCGCGTCCAGCTCGGAGCGTTCGGCGACCCGGGCAACGCGCGCAAGCTGTGGAGCCAGGTCGGCGGGCGGTTCCCCGGCCGGCAGCCTTATTTCGTCAAGACGGGCGGGCTGACCAGATTGCTCGTCGGTCCCTATGCCTCGCGCACTGCGGCGGCCGCCGCCTGCGGCGGGGTCAGACCCTGTGTGCCGGTTTCGCGCTGA